The Ralstonia wenshanensis genome includes a region encoding these proteins:
- a CDS encoding NfrA family protein, with the protein MTHERANLLNVRRLRWPIAAAVWALCHGVSLAEQPAPLQPDAYFRADRAYHAIDANKLDDAEAATRAALAVQPDSLQLNLLLLDVLTRKGQLDSARAQADALLRKYPDEPRVYAQHGFLAQKANDPAVAEQDFAHAVQGTDWTPQEQRNLHLAWSDSAYSAKHPQAALDALSGMKDDPDADVQVRLAQSRLQLGDRDGATQAATLAVEHAADPARQRYAKALLAQAMAPEAQGDATSANDPRVVGQRELNEAYSHLRARDDRAALAAFQRGFATGEGTWTHYADAAYAAKRLGDNPTAIKLFRESLDHADADAKSDTGGNGDDRLQPDRRFGYRREVEQMQRTFGMVLSGAYQTSAFGLPNTVSAAQAGAEVYWQPPGIGYRDGSIFQLFARGYDSVYDRNGNTGLPTAQGSVGARYKPIKDINLVFTAERLFRIGQLTTNDTLLRIGFSTDQGLDLQVTKPRWQTWQVYGEGAYFLNQGRMIISTEMRYGHTWLLNSISDRLTVYPHIVLAGDHDNKAIGQRLALGVGPGINFRYWFRESHYAAPASWLDLTVQYRLPLTHADRAKGVVARAILWF; encoded by the coding sequence CGCGGCAGTGTGGGCGCTGTGTCATGGCGTATCGCTGGCAGAGCAGCCCGCGCCGTTGCAGCCCGATGCCTACTTTCGCGCCGACCGCGCCTATCACGCCATCGACGCCAACAAGCTTGACGATGCCGAAGCCGCCACGCGTGCGGCATTGGCCGTGCAGCCTGACAGCCTGCAACTGAACCTGCTGCTGCTGGATGTGCTCACGCGCAAGGGCCAGTTGGATTCGGCACGTGCGCAGGCCGATGCGCTGCTGCGGAAGTATCCCGACGAGCCACGCGTATACGCGCAGCACGGGTTCCTCGCGCAGAAGGCCAACGACCCCGCTGTCGCTGAACAGGACTTCGCACACGCCGTGCAAGGCACCGACTGGACCCCGCAGGAGCAGCGCAACCTGCATCTGGCCTGGTCGGACAGCGCGTATTCCGCAAAGCATCCGCAGGCCGCGCTGGATGCACTCAGCGGCATGAAGGACGACCCCGATGCTGACGTGCAAGTGCGCCTCGCGCAGTCACGCCTGCAATTGGGCGACCGGGATGGCGCAACCCAGGCGGCCACGCTGGCCGTCGAGCACGCTGCGGATCCGGCGCGCCAGCGCTACGCCAAGGCGCTGCTTGCCCAGGCGATGGCGCCGGAAGCGCAGGGCGACGCCACGTCCGCCAATGACCCGCGCGTGGTCGGCCAGCGCGAGTTGAACGAGGCCTACAGCCACTTGCGTGCGCGTGACGATCGCGCTGCATTGGCAGCGTTCCAGCGTGGCTTCGCTACGGGCGAGGGCACCTGGACACACTACGCAGATGCCGCCTACGCAGCCAAGCGCCTGGGCGACAACCCGACCGCCATCAAGCTCTTCCGGGAAAGCCTTGACCATGCCGATGCCGATGCCAAGAGCGACACCGGTGGCAACGGCGACGACCGCCTCCAGCCAGACCGCCGCTTCGGCTACCGGCGCGAAGTCGAGCAGATGCAGCGCACCTTCGGCATGGTGCTCTCGGGTGCGTATCAGACTTCAGCGTTTGGGCTGCCCAACACCGTCAGCGCAGCGCAGGCGGGCGCGGAGGTGTACTGGCAGCCGCCGGGCATCGGCTATCGAGACGGCAGCATCTTCCAGCTCTTCGCGCGTGGCTACGACAGCGTGTACGACCGCAACGGCAACACCGGCCTGCCAACCGCGCAAGGTTCGGTGGGCGCACGCTACAAGCCGATCAAGGACATCAACCTGGTGTTTACCGCCGAACGGCTCTTTCGCATCGGGCAACTGACCACCAACGACACGCTGCTGCGCATTGGTTTTTCGACCGATCAGGGGCTCGATCTGCAGGTCACCAAGCCGCGCTGGCAGACGTGGCAGGTGTACGGCGAGGGCGCGTACTTCCTCAACCAGGGCCGCATGATCATCAGCACTGAAATGCGCTACGGACACACGTGGTTGCTCAACTCGATCAGCGATCGCCTGACGGTGTATCCGCATATCGTGCTGGCGGGCGATCACGACAACAAGGCGATCGGGCAGCGGCTCGCGCTGGGTGTTGGCCCAGGCATCAACTTCCGCTACTGGTTTCGTGAGTCGCACTACGCAGCGCCAGCCAGTTGGCTGGATTTGACCGTGCAGTACCGCTTGCCATTGACGCACGCGGATCGAGCAAAGGGGGTGGTCGCGCGAGCCATTCTTTGGTTCTAA
- a CDS encoding DUF2334 domain-containing protein, which yields MKTLLRKFLCALVFASGLLGISLTAPAQAATCTIGLGTICVTVGGTTTSTPAPMLVLYDAPPNDQYTNLGKAYAIMLYNLLAHFNTTITMLPVQNYTAGMTEQYTAIFYMGSYYNNPIPAAFLSDVTTTQKTVVWFKYNLWELAWNTAYPFTSRYGINFVGLRGMNAAPSASAPNPGFFDTVSYKNQTMTKYYAFNATTGAISADPDIGVTSVADPTKASSVVTITNSVTQETAPYIMRSGNFWYVADMPFSYIGPRDRYLAMCDMLHDILGTNAPTLHRALVRLEDVNATNTVTSINTLTDYLYSKRIPFSIATIPLYKDPNGVYNGGVSQTIHLVNATGLKSALNHALPRGGKILMHGYTHQYSNIPNLINAVSANDFEFWLATQNRPVNEDSTQWAAGRLSSGLLEFQLNGYAPFAWEAPHYQSSPLSIKAVPQYFKNTYQRVVYYTSDNPQTLNSTAAGHDFSVGQFFPYIIQKDYYNQRIIPENLGNVEYNICNIDPSSCLTYTAQDILTNATYAQVVRDGFASFFFHPFWLEPDLGTPGYTDFQTIITGITSMGYTWADASTVK from the coding sequence ATGAAGACATTGCTACGAAAGTTCCTGTGCGCGCTCGTCTTTGCGAGCGGCCTGCTTGGCATATCGCTGACAGCGCCAGCGCAGGCCGCAACCTGCACGATCGGCCTCGGCACCATCTGTGTGACAGTGGGCGGAACCACAACCAGCACGCCAGCCCCGATGCTGGTGCTGTACGACGCGCCGCCCAACGACCAGTACACCAATCTGGGCAAGGCATACGCGATCATGCTCTACAACCTGCTCGCGCACTTCAACACCACCATCACCATGCTGCCCGTGCAGAACTACACGGCTGGCATGACCGAGCAGTACACCGCCATCTTCTATATGGGGAGTTACTACAACAACCCCATACCGGCGGCGTTCCTGTCGGATGTGACCACCACGCAGAAGACCGTCGTCTGGTTCAAGTACAACCTGTGGGAACTTGCCTGGAACACGGCGTATCCGTTCACGTCACGTTACGGCATCAACTTCGTTGGTCTGCGCGGCATGAACGCGGCACCGTCGGCGAGCGCGCCGAACCCCGGCTTCTTCGATACGGTGTCGTACAAGAACCAGACCATGACCAAGTACTACGCCTTCAATGCCACGACCGGCGCCATCAGCGCGGATCCGGACATTGGCGTGACCTCCGTGGCTGACCCGACCAAGGCCAGCAGCGTGGTGACGATCACGAATTCGGTGACGCAGGAGACGGCGCCATACATCATGCGGTCGGGTAATTTCTGGTACGTGGCGGACATGCCGTTCTCGTATATCGGCCCACGCGATCGCTATCTGGCGATGTGCGACATGCTGCATGACATCCTGGGTACCAATGCGCCCACGCTGCACCGCGCGCTGGTGCGCCTGGAAGACGTCAACGCGACGAATACCGTGACGTCCATCAACACGCTGACGGACTACCTCTACAGCAAGAGGATTCCGTTCTCGATCGCCACCATCCCGCTGTACAAGGATCCGAACGGCGTCTACAACGGCGGCGTGTCGCAGACGATCCACCTGGTCAACGCGACAGGGCTCAAGTCAGCGCTCAACCATGCGTTGCCACGTGGCGGGAAGATCCTGATGCACGGCTACACCCACCAGTACAGCAACATCCCGAACCTCATCAACGCCGTCAGCGCGAACGACTTCGAGTTCTGGCTCGCCACGCAGAACCGGCCGGTGAACGAGGACTCGACGCAGTGGGCAGCCGGGCGGTTGTCGTCGGGTTTGCTGGAGTTCCAGCTCAATGGCTATGCGCCGTTTGCCTGGGAGGCGCCGCACTATCAATCGTCTCCGTTGTCCATCAAGGCCGTGCCGCAGTACTTCAAGAACACGTATCAGCGCGTGGTGTATTACACATCGGACAACCCGCAGACCTTGAACTCGACCGCCGCAGGACATGACTTTTCGGTTGGCCAGTTCTTCCCCTACATCATTCAGAAGGACTACTACAACCAGCGCATCATTCCGGAAAACCTCGGCAACGTGGAATACAACATCTGCAATATCGATCCGTCGTCATGCCTGACGTACACCGCACAGGACATCCTGACCAACGCGACGTATGCACAGGTGGTACGAGACGGCTTTGCCTCGTTCTTCTTCCATCCGTTCTGGCTGGAGCCGGATCTTGGTACGCCGGGCTATACCGACTTCCAGACCATCATCACGGGTATCACCAGCATGGGGTACACCTGGGCGGACGCGAGCACGGTGAAGTGA
- the wecB gene encoding non-hydrolyzing UDP-N-acetylglucosamine 2-epimerase, with translation MMGKILTVFGTRPEAIKMAPLVQALQAEAGFASAVCVSAQHRQMLDQVLELFGIVPEFDLNLMRPGQTLSDITSNVLGGIDGVLDAYKPDAVLVHGDTTTTLAASLAAFYRRIPVGHVEAGLRTGNIWSPWPEELNRRVTDSVTTWHFAPTAESRQNLLDEGIDPEQVTLTGNTVIDALLAVKQRLDNDAALSAQMAARYPFLEAGRRMILVTGHRRENFGEPFENFCVALRLLAARHPDVQIVYPVHLNPNVQQPVNAILSGHDNVHLIAPQDYLPFVYLMDRAYLIVTDSGGIQEEAPALGKPVLVTRDTTERPEAVASGTARLVGTDTQRIVDEAETLLNNTAEYERMAQAHNPYGDGHACRRIVDALKKAFTTQPQKVARGPQLIRKPATEAEIIDLEAARATAQGSSTQQRLNG, from the coding sequence ATGATGGGAAAGATCTTGACCGTGTTCGGCACGCGCCCGGAGGCCATCAAGATGGCGCCGCTGGTGCAGGCATTGCAGGCCGAGGCAGGCTTTGCTTCGGCGGTGTGCGTCAGCGCGCAGCACCGGCAGATGCTGGATCAAGTGCTGGAACTCTTCGGCATCGTGCCGGAGTTTGACCTCAATCTGATGCGGCCGGGGCAGACGCTGTCCGACATCACGTCCAACGTGTTGGGCGGCATCGACGGCGTGCTCGATGCCTACAAGCCCGATGCCGTACTCGTGCACGGCGACACGACAACCACGCTGGCGGCAAGTCTGGCCGCGTTCTACCGGCGCATTCCGGTGGGGCATGTGGAAGCGGGTTTGCGGACCGGCAACATCTGGTCGCCATGGCCGGAAGAGCTGAACCGGCGCGTCACCGATTCCGTGACCACATGGCACTTCGCGCCCACGGCCGAATCGCGCCAGAACCTGCTGGATGAGGGCATCGACCCCGAGCAGGTCACGCTTACCGGCAACACCGTCATCGATGCGCTGCTGGCCGTCAAGCAACGGCTGGACAACGACGCCGCGCTGTCCGCCCAGATGGCGGCGCGCTATCCGTTTCTGGAGGCCGGGCGTCGGATGATCCTAGTGACAGGCCATCGCCGCGAGAACTTCGGCGAGCCATTCGAGAACTTCTGCGTGGCGCTGCGCCTGCTGGCGGCGCGTCATCCGGATGTGCAGATTGTGTATCCGGTGCACCTGAACCCGAACGTGCAGCAGCCCGTCAACGCCATCCTATCCGGCCATGACAACGTTCACCTGATTGCGCCGCAGGACTACCTGCCGTTCGTCTACCTGATGGACCGCGCCTACCTGATCGTCACCGATTCCGGCGGCATCCAGGAAGAGGCGCCCGCGCTGGGCAAGCCGGTGCTGGTGACGCGCGACACCACCGAGCGGCCGGAGGCCGTTGCATCGGGCACCGCGCGGCTGGTCGGCACCGATACGCAGCGCATCGTCGACGAAGCAGAAACGCTGCTCAACAACACTGCCGAATACGAGCGCATGGCACAGGCCCACAACCCCTACGGCGACGGCCACGCCTGCCGGCGCATTGTCGATGCGCTGAAGAAGGCGTTCACCACACAGCCGCAGAAGGTGGCGCGCGGCCCGCAACTCATTCGCAAACCGGCCACCGAGGCCGAAATCATCGATCTGGAAGCGGCGCGCGCCACCGCGCAAGGGTCGTCAACGCAGCAGCGCCTGAACGGTTAG